Below is a genomic region from Scomber scombrus chromosome 3, fScoSco1.1, whole genome shotgun sequence.
tttcaaacttcagtcagtcagttttggccttttgtgttttttctgtttcagatgattgttgagaagaaaaaaaaacatgctctaTAACAGAGCAGCaacgctttaaaaaaaaaagaaaatatttacaagGTTACATGAACCACATTTAatacaatcaaaacaaaagcaataaGAAAGGAGTCGGCAGGGGTCCCacagagcccccccccccccccccttcccaaAAGGCTGCCATGTTATAACGTTAATGGTGATTAAAGGTTTTTGCtcaatattcaaaaatatatctttACACTAAACTCACTCTAAACGTCACAATTATTCTCCAAAGGTTTAAGTCTTTATAAAACATACGTCTGAGTCTGATCTCTCTGCAGCAGATAGAACACGGATCAATAACTCATAATCAATCATGCAGACCGATCAATACTCATCACATCACTCACTCAAACTtatcattgtgtatttttttttaggggggggggggcgtgtgCAGGAGCCCCGTGCCGCTCCGTTAGTGCGTTTTCAGTTTGTCTCCAAAAAGCATCATGACGAGTCCGTACAGGAAGCCCCCCGTGAGGATGAGAAGGGTGGAGGACACGGGGCCGAAGGACAGCAGCGCTCCCAACACGtagaagagcagcagcagcagcagcgtccTGTAGCTGGCCAGCACCCGCAGGCTCAGTCTGGGCTCGCGGTTCCTCTCTAACGGTCGCCGGGACAACGGGCTGTGGACCGCCTTCACGGTCGAATCAGGATCCGTTAAGTAGTGACGACCCAGGCGGCCCAGGAGGTCGGGACGGGAGCAGAGCGCGTTCATGTGACCTCCGAACTgtaggagaaaagagagagaggagattcAGTCTGTGattcaactcaactttattcaTAAagctccaaatcacaacagaagttaccTCAGGACACTTTTCACACAAAGCAGATCTAGACTGGACTCTACACTAcatttatatgttattatatatattatcattGATCAAGAAGCATTCATTTAAGTACTCAGACTCAtattaaatgtttcaaactCTAATGTTCATATTCAGTTGTTCCAGTTTGTGTGTTATAAACCTGCTTCTCCTGATACGTCAGAAATATGACCCTTAAActgcattcattgatatttttgGGAGGCTGAAACAAGTTGAACACATCTGacatattatcattttaaagttaatatgttgcttattttattaaagttaaGACATATCCAGcagagtcatgtttctggccacTTTATGAATGTAATGCCaacttttttgacatttcaaacTGAATTTAAGACTTAAAATGCTTCATTTAAATCTCCATTAACTCATTTTTCTGGCCACTTGGAAGCTGAAACACTCTGTAGCACTGTTGGGTTTTGTCCCTACGACTTAAACCTTTCACGTTATGCAGAAAAACGTTGTTAAAATAGCTGTTTTAAAGAACCAAATTACCATATTTGACACCAGAAATTCCTATATTTGTTCTACTGTTACACTTCACAGGGTTTTATTGGGctttttctttctaaataataGATATAATAACATCTGACAGCTGCCTCCAGACATTACTCACCCTGTTATTAACCAGAGAGGAGATCTTGTAGAACAGCCTGACCAGCAGGGCGCTCTCATAGCTCCTAATGGGCTGCAGCTCCGGGTCTCCTTGATAGTGAATATCAAACCTGCGCAGTCCGTTTATTATCTGCACAAAAgaccagaaacacacacacagagagagtcaGGGTTTTACTGTTTACTGCACGGCCCacagctcttcttcttcttctcttgtgcATTATTCATTGGAGACACTCACCTGCCTCCTGCCCAGGTCAGTGAGGATCAGTCCGCTCTCTCCGTGGATGCAGTCCGGCAGCTGCTTGGAGTTGCCGTCGTCCTGGGAGGAACCCAGGTTGGATATGAGCTGAGTCAGCTGCCCTTGGTTCAgctagaaaaataaaaagagacagtTTTAACTTAGTGTACGCCTGTTGTGTCCTCGGctgtctgaatgagtcaaattaagAGAAAATCTTCCAAAATTTCAGcctttttatttactgtttgtttttatttatccatACAGACTgtaatgtgtctgtatgtatcaCTGGAGACACATTGTACAATAAAGGCattcaaattgaaataaatataacattaaatacattatctCATCTGAAttaggagggaaaaaaactctAAACAACAATCTGACCTTAAAGATTTGACATAAATTCTCCAAAGCTCTGTCCAGGAATTCGTGGGTCTTCTTCAGAACCTCTCCGCTGTCCTCCGGCTCGGCCCCGGCGAACGTGTTGTTGAGGTCGGGTGACCCAAACCCGAACCAGGACAGGAACGACGTGTTTGCCGCCACCTCGTTGGAGTGATCCGATATCCTTTTAGCCGTCTGTCGAGCTTGTGCAATGATCTGGATCAACTTCATAACCTGAAAAAAtgaccaacaacaacaacaacaacaggtaTTTTGTAAGTATGACATCATACTGCTGATTAACCAAGCTTTAATGTATTTGTGATGAGGTGAACTTACGGCTCCTCTGAGTTCGGAGCCGAACATCTGTTTGTACTGGCAGTCCTGGCCCTCCAAAGCGTACACCTGACTCTTCACCCTGAACACCATGTCTGTCACCACCCGTTGCCGCGACGACAGGAAGCTGCCCCCTTGGCTCGGCGTCAGGTAGCGGGGCTGCCGGTGGTGGAGGACGTGCTCGGGCTCCAGAAACAGCTGCTCACCTGCAGAGGGAGGAtggtttttatttgaatttattcATTATCGATGTTTATTAATGGACGGTCGGTCGGCTGGCGGAGCTACAGAAGTTTATCATTTCTCACCTTTCTGGATCATCTCTGCGAGGTTCGGCTGAGAGAACACTTTGGCCACTCTGAACACCATCAGTGCATTTTTGGCGTTAACCAGATCAGTCCTCACCGCTCTGTTCAGAAACACCTGGAAGAGCTTCGTATATACGAGCAGGTTCTCCTGAACAAACGACTCCCTGTAGAACAGAAACATACAATCAGCTCAACAACCAGAGTCTCTAGAgtcataataatcatcatctgCACTTCAGCTAGTCAGTAAAACAATAACCACCAGACTCTAATGATAAATGATACCAATTACAATCAATACTGTGAGAATTTCTGCATCTATTCCTGTTTTATTCTTGCCATTATTAACATTACTATTTCTAAAACAGGAGCCTGAGTCAGAGCTATGAGTCTCACCATTTATCAGGCACGGTTCTGTTTTGGTCGGGCTGAGGATTGGTCTTCTCTCCGGTGTATCTCCACGGCTGGATGTAGCTCAGCCACGTCTCCAACACCTAAAACACAGAGAAGATACTCTGTCTGAACAATAAAGCTCATTCTGAACCAGAGTGttactgcagcttttaaaactgAGATAATGACTCTGTAGCTAAAAGGCACAACTTTACACTTTCTACTCCTTATCACTGACGATAATCAAAGTAATTGTACTGCTGCACTGACTGGATtcctgattaaataaatgaatctaCTAAATGACAaaaggagagaatgaaggagggaCAATACTAGCTCATTAATAGTTCTTAAATCAAGGAACCAAATCCTCTCATTGCCAGGAGCACAAGGACATACATTACTCTGCAGCTTCCAGGATCAAATGCTTTCTCATATG
It encodes:
- the smpd4 gene encoding sphingomyelin phosphodiesterase 4 isoform X3 — protein: MSYMAAPTLQQPGFLLANLKNDSSTKPLILRCQELVKIIDEYPAKELHTIFPWLVETVFGSLDGIIAGWNLRLLHSRSNEYNIVLEFLNPSGPMMKLVYKLQAEEYKYEIPVNYLPGPVKACIQEGVLPDCPLFHNKLQFPLSGLLMLNLALNPFEFFMFNFAYCLITPKNYPLGQHASSTDSAYFVLVDTYLKYFLPTEGSVPPSPFSDSRGSVTAPSPRSSSVSFAGYGVHSPSLLKHHIFHQPSVNADPAAQEIWRSETLLQMFVEIWLHHYSLEMYQKLQSPQVKEPFSPTEEHVLVVRLLVKHLHAFSNSLKPEQLSASPSAHSHTHTSPLEEFKRVVMQRFVQQKLYLFLQHCFGHWPLDASFRAVLETWLSYIQPWRYTGEKTNPQPDQNRTVPDKWESFVQENLLVYTKLFQVFLNRAVRTDLVNAKNALMVFRVAKVFSQPNLAEMIQKGEQLFLEPEHVLHHRQPRYLTPSQGGSFLSSRQRVVTDMVFRVKSQVYALEGQDCQYKQMFGSELRGAVMKLIQIIAQARQTAKRISDHSNEVAANTSFLSWFGFGSPDLNNTFAGAEPEDSGEVLKKTHEFLDRALENLCQIFKLNQGQLTQLISNLGSSQDDGNSKQLPDCIHGESGLILTDLGRRQIINGLRRFDIHYQGDPELQPIRSYESALLVRLFYKISSLVNNRFGGHMNALCSRPDLLGRLGRHYLTDPDSTVKAVHSPLSRRPLERNREPRLSLRVLASYRTLLLLLLFYVLGALLSFGPVSSTLLILTGGFLYGLVMMLFGDKLKTH
- the smpd4 gene encoding sphingomyelin phosphodiesterase 4 isoform X2, which gives rise to MSYMAAPTLQQPGFLLANLKNDSSTKPLILRCQELVKIIDEYPAKELHTIFPWLVETVFGSLDGIIAGWNLRLLHSRSNEYNIVLEFLNPSGPMMKLVYKLQAEEYKYEIPVNYLPGPVKACIQEGVLPDCPLFHNKLQFPLSGLLMLNLALNPFEFFMFNFAYCLITPKNYPLGQHASSTDSAYFVLVDTYLKYFLPTEGSVPPSPFSDSRGSVTAPSPRSSSVSFAGYGVHSPSLLKHHIFHQPSVNADPAAQEIWRSETLLQMFVEIWLHHYSLEMYQKLQSPQLALLQYRLSMSSMPCQPHAPPGSGTLHTYQEPFSPTEEHVLVVRLLVKHLHAFSNSLKPEQLSASPSAHSHTHTSPLEEFKRVVMQRFVQQKLYLFLQHCFGHWPLDASFRAVLETWLSYIQPWRYTGEKTNPQPDQNRTVPDKWESFVQENLLVYTKLFQVFLNRAVRTDLVNAKNALMVFRVAKVFSQPNLAEMIQKGEQLFLEPEHVLHHRQPRYLTPSQGGSFLSSRQRVVTDMVFRVKSQVYALEGQDCQYKQMFGSELRGAVMKLIQIIAQARQTAKRISDHSNEVAANTSFLSWFGFGSPDLNNTFAGAEPEDSGEVLKKTHEFLDRALENLCQIFKLNQGQLTQLISNLGSSQDDGNSKQLPDCIHGESGLILTDLGRRQIINGLRRFDIHYQGDPELQPIRSYESALLVRLFYKISSLVNNRFGGHMNALCSRPDLLGRLGRHYLTDPDSTVKAVHSPLSRRPLERNREPRLSLRVLASYRTLLLLLLFYVLGALLSFGPVSSTLLILTGGFLYGLVMMLFGDKLKTH
- the smpd4 gene encoding sphingomyelin phosphodiesterase 4 isoform X1; translated protein: MSYMAAPTLQQPGFLLANLKNDSSTKPLILRCQELVKIIDEYPAKELHTIFPWLVETVFGSLDGIIAGWNLRLLHSRSNEYNIVLEFLNPSGPMMKLVYKLQAEEYKYEIPVNYLPGPVKACIQEGVLPDCPLFHNKLQFPLSGLLMLNLALNPFEFFMFNFAYCLITPKNYPLGQHASSTDSAYFVLVDTYLKYFLPTEGSVPPSPFSDSRGSVTAPSPRSSSVSFAGYGVHSPSLLKHHIFHQPSVNADPAAQEIWRSETLLQMFVEIWLHHYSLEMYQKLQSPQVKLALLQYRLSMSSMPCQPHAPPGSGTLHTYQEPFSPTEEHVLVVRLLVKHLHAFSNSLKPEQLSASPSAHSHTHTSPLEEFKRVVMQRFVQQKLYLFLQHCFGHWPLDASFRAVLETWLSYIQPWRYTGEKTNPQPDQNRTVPDKWESFVQENLLVYTKLFQVFLNRAVRTDLVNAKNALMVFRVAKVFSQPNLAEMIQKGEQLFLEPEHVLHHRQPRYLTPSQGGSFLSSRQRVVTDMVFRVKSQVYALEGQDCQYKQMFGSELRGAVMKLIQIIAQARQTAKRISDHSNEVAANTSFLSWFGFGSPDLNNTFAGAEPEDSGEVLKKTHEFLDRALENLCQIFKLNQGQLTQLISNLGSSQDDGNSKQLPDCIHGESGLILTDLGRRQIINGLRRFDIHYQGDPELQPIRSYESALLVRLFYKISSLVNNRFGGHMNALCSRPDLLGRLGRHYLTDPDSTVKAVHSPLSRRPLERNREPRLSLRVLASYRTLLLLLLFYVLGALLSFGPVSSTLLILTGGFLYGLVMMLFGDKLKTH